In Nostoc sp. UHCC 0926, a single genomic region encodes these proteins:
- a CDS encoding NAD(P)/FAD-dependent oxidoreductase, which translates to MKTYDWIVVGGGIAGAALAYELAKTGFSVLLLEQYSTPQNATRYSYGGLAYWSGTTTLTRQLCKEAIARYHILSQELDADIQFRELDLLLTISAASDPEATAASYNHFAIPPRLLSVQEACELEPLLNREAISGALTVKHGHIHPEKTVQAYIQAFLRAGGEMQITQVLQVLQYGVKTTTATFHSAKVVICAGGLSRQLLKSAGIPIKLYFTHAEIIETSPVDVQLRTLVMPANLQRFQLEAESTQVEELWNQPGNEPVSPILDASAIQMQDGSFRIGQISRVLTDPHAKVNSEASEKWLRKSVGEVLPVLENLSGTWHHCLVAFSSDRLPLIGTIPGFESVHLFSGFSNPLVIIPPLAKRFANFAFGKEDEIITQLSLHR; encoded by the coding sequence ATGAAAACTTACGATTGGATTGTGGTTGGTGGTGGAATTGCGGGTGCTGCACTCGCCTACGAACTAGCTAAAACTGGCTTTTCTGTACTTTTGTTGGAGCAATACAGCACACCACAGAATGCAACTCGCTATAGTTATGGTGGGCTTGCTTATTGGTCGGGTACTACAACATTAACTCGGCAATTGTGCAAAGAAGCGATCGCGCGTTACCATATCTTATCTCAAGAGTTAGACGCTGATATCCAGTTTCGGGAATTAGATTTATTACTAACTATTTCAGCCGCTAGTGACCCAGAAGCAACTGCTGCATCATATAATCATTTTGCCATTCCACCCCGTTTACTGAGTGTCCAAGAAGCTTGTGAGTTGGAACCACTGCTAAATCGAGAGGCGATATCTGGTGCTTTAACTGTTAAACACGGTCATATTCACCCAGAAAAAACAGTACAAGCTTACATCCAAGCCTTTCTGCGGGCTGGGGGTGAAATGCAGATTACGCAAGTCTTGCAAGTACTGCAATATGGTGTAAAAACAACTACTGCAACTTTCCACAGTGCTAAGGTTGTCATTTGTGCGGGTGGACTCAGCCGCCAGCTGCTAAAATCTGCTGGTATTCCCATCAAACTGTATTTTACCCACGCAGAAATAATTGAAACCTCACCTGTTGATGTGCAGTTACGCACCTTAGTTATGCCAGCGAATCTGCAACGGTTTCAACTAGAAGCTGAATCTACTCAAGTTGAGGAATTGTGGAATCAACCCGGTAATGAGCCAGTATCGCCAATTTTAGATGCAAGTGCGATTCAGATGCAAGATGGTAGCTTCCGCATCGGTCAAATTAGCCGCGTTCTCACAGATCCTCATGCCAAGGTAAACTCAGAGGCTAGTGAAAAGTGGCTGCGAAAAAGTGTCGGTGAAGTTTTGCCAGTTTTGGAGAATTTATCAGGAACTTGGCATCATTGCTTGGTGGCATTTAGTAGCGATCGCTTGCCTTTAATTGGTACTATCCCAGGATTTGAAAGCGTTCATTTATTCTCTGGGTTTAGCAATCCTTTGGTGATTATACCACCTTTGGCAAAGCGCTTTGCTAATTTTGCTTTTGGCAAGGAAGATGAAATTATTACCCAGCTATCTCTTCACCGCTAA
- a CDS encoding Npun_F5749 family FMN-dependent PPOX-type flavoprotein codes for MTLAPWRSAIADALDRNRSLVYARYLQLATVRPNGRPANRTLVFRGFLEDTNQLKFIIDSRSPKTDQIQQQPWAEVCWYFPNTREQFRITGCLTLVGNDDSHQNLQPARISIWQELSDAARLQFAWPHPGKPRVETPEAFAPPAPDPAVQPLPNFCLLLLDPVQVDHLELQGEPQNRKFYRRDENQEWFCEEINP; via the coding sequence ATGACTCTTGCTCCTTGGCGAAGCGCGATCGCTGATGCACTTGATCGCAACCGCAGCCTTGTTTATGCCCGTTACCTACAACTAGCAACGGTGCGGCCGAACGGTCGCCCCGCTAATCGTACCCTAGTCTTTCGCGGCTTTCTGGAAGATACAAACCAGCTAAAATTTATCATCGATAGCCGTAGCCCTAAAACCGACCAGATACAGCAACAACCTTGGGCAGAAGTTTGCTGGTACTTCCCCAATACACGAGAACAATTCCGTATTACTGGCTGTTTAACTCTGGTAGGAAATGATGATTCTCACCAGAATTTACAACCAGCCCGCATTTCCATTTGGCAAGAACTAAGTGATGCTGCACGTTTACAGTTTGCTTGGCCCCATCCTGGTAAACCCAGAGTTGAAACCCCAGAAGCTTTTGCACCACCAGCACCCGACCCCGCCGTGCAACCATTGCCTAATTTTTGCCTACTGCTACTCGACCCAGTGCAGGTAGACCACTTAGAATTGCAGGGCGAACCACAAAATAGAAAGTTTTATCGCCGCGATGAAAATCAAGAATGGTTTTGTGAAGAAATTAATCCTTAA
- the cysE gene encoding serine O-acetyltransferase, with amino-acid sequence MLSILRADFRIIFERDPAARNWLEVLFCYPGLQALLFHRLAHWLYTVGLPFIPRLISHLARFLTGIEIHPGAAIGQSVFIDHGMGVVIGETAIVGDYTLIYQGVTLGGTGKECGKRHPTVGENVVVGAGAKVLGNIQVGNNVRIGAGSVVLRDVPSDCTVVGVPGRIIYRSGVRVAPLEHSNLPDSEAEVIRALVDRIEALEEQIQTLQRSNSSGKTLVLTGCVASNQADFSQDALVCNLRDKAIQQFLDGAGI; translated from the coding sequence GTGCTATCTATACTACGTGCTGACTTTCGTATCATCTTTGAACGTGACCCAGCTGCCCGTAACTGGTTGGAAGTTTTATTTTGTTACCCTGGTTTGCAAGCCTTGCTATTCCATAGGCTGGCTCACTGGCTTTATACTGTTGGTCTTCCCTTTATTCCTCGCCTGATTTCTCACTTGGCTCGGTTTTTGACTGGAATTGAAATCCATCCTGGTGCAGCAATTGGGCAAAGTGTGTTTATTGACCACGGGATGGGTGTAGTGATTGGTGAAACTGCGATCGTGGGAGACTATACGCTAATTTATCAAGGTGTCACTCTTGGAGGTACTGGTAAAGAATGTGGCAAGCGCCATCCCACTGTGGGTGAAAATGTCGTAGTTGGAGCTGGAGCGAAGGTACTGGGCAATATTCAAGTTGGCAACAATGTCCGTATTGGCGCTGGGTCTGTTGTTCTCAGGGATGTCCCTTCTGACTGTACTGTAGTGGGCGTGCCTGGACGGATTATATATCGTTCTGGAGTCCGGGTTGCACCTCTTGAACACAGTAACTTACCAGATTCGGAAGCTGAAGTAATTCGTGCTTTAGTAGACCGGATTGAGGCGCTGGAAGAACAAATACAAACTCTTCAGCGCTCCAACTCTTCTGGAAAAACTCTTGTCTTGACAGGTTGTGTAGCTTCTAACCAAGCTGATTTCTCACAAGATGCTCTTGTGTGTAACCTTAGAGATAAGGCAATACAGCAGTTTCTAGATGGTGCGGGTATTTAA
- a CDS encoding DUF3352 domain-containing protein — protein MNRQRSFIGFIVAGAIALLVIAIAGFYWFFAKSPANLIASTSQPGAAIFVSKLSPVMVSLLANPDRLQALQQEEELSKLKTSLFAKSGIDYKQDIQPWLGNEITLAITTLDIDRDLENGQQPGYLLALATQQPEKSREFVELLFSKRALAGANLAVEQYKGVKLISDNSQPEQDLLAGAVVGEDFVLFANDPKVLRDAINNVQAPDLNLTSSPEYQKATKQLPKGGLAVAFLNLPIVAKWQGLELPEQLYNSQIISLALNPKGLLAETTFLTSSEIVPPSPPLSKPVGALQYIPASTGLAISGSNLSNLGDSDVAKLWRQATATIYGSKEDVVSRLAKPLADVQKRWGINFPEDIFSWVQGEYAIALLPEEQTTPHWIFVVEKSEAVEQGVARLDAIASSNGLSINLLTIDKQKISAWTELTTATKKSDVKEGTSFSIETKVRGLHTTLGNYEIFTSDLETMDEILTTKDNSIIDNPNFKDSIAAIPLPNQGYIYLDWTKSQNLLERQVPILKLVEVLGKPFFNNLRSLTVSSYGTDTRSLKGGIFFKLHNS, from the coding sequence GTGAATAGGCAACGTTCATTTATTGGTTTTATCGTCGCAGGTGCGATCGCACTGCTAGTGATTGCGATCGCTGGCTTTTACTGGTTTTTCGCCAAAAGTCCAGCTAACCTGATTGCTTCTACCTCCCAGCCTGGTGCAGCCATATTCGTGTCGAAACTTTCCCCTGTAATGGTTTCATTACTGGCGAATCCTGACCGTTTGCAGGCGTTGCAGCAAGAAGAGGAACTATCTAAACTCAAAACCAGTTTATTCGCCAAGAGTGGCATAGATTACAAACAAGACATTCAACCCTGGTTAGGGAACGAAATTACATTAGCTATCACCACCTTAGATATTGATCGCGATCTAGAAAACGGACAGCAACCAGGGTATCTGTTAGCACTCGCAACCCAGCAACCGGAGAAAAGCCGCGAGTTTGTCGAGTTGTTGTTTTCCAAACGGGCGCTAGCTGGAGCAAACTTAGCTGTTGAACAATACAAAGGCGTAAAGCTGATTTCTGACAATTCTCAACCAGAGCAGGACTTGCTTGCTGGTGCTGTTGTTGGTGAAGACTTTGTGTTGTTTGCCAACGATCCGAAAGTGTTGCGAGACGCGATTAATAACGTCCAAGCGCCCGATCTGAATTTGACTAGCTCCCCCGAATACCAAAAAGCTACAAAACAACTTCCCAAAGGGGGTTTAGCTGTAGCTTTCTTGAATCTTCCCATTGTGGCAAAATGGCAAGGGTTAGAACTGCCAGAACAACTTTATAACAGCCAAATTATTTCCCTGGCGTTGAACCCGAAAGGATTGCTAGCAGAAACTACCTTTCTGACTTCATCAGAAATTGTCCCTCCATCCCCACCGCTATCTAAACCTGTGGGAGCATTGCAGTATATTCCAGCGTCCACAGGTTTGGCAATTTCTGGCTCAAATTTAAGTAATTTGGGTGACAGTGATGTAGCCAAACTTTGGAGACAAGCAACAGCAACTATATATGGTTCTAAGGAAGATGTGGTTTCTCGGTTAGCAAAACCTTTGGCGGATGTTCAAAAACGCTGGGGGATAAACTTCCCAGAGGATATTTTCAGTTGGGTACAGGGAGAATATGCCATAGCATTGTTACCAGAAGAGCAAACAACCCCTCATTGGATTTTTGTGGTGGAAAAATCCGAGGCTGTAGAACAAGGTGTTGCTCGATTAGATGCGATCGCCTCATCAAATGGACTCAGTATTAATCTCCTGACTATAGACAAGCAAAAAATCTCTGCTTGGACAGAGTTAACTACGGCTACAAAAAAAAGTGATGTTAAAGAGGGAACATCTTTCAGCATTGAAACAAAAGTGCGGGGATTGCATACAACTTTAGGAAATTACGAAATTTTCACCTCTGACTTAGAGACGATGGATGAAATTCTCACAACCAAGGATAATTCCATAATTGACAATCCCAATTTCAAAGATAGTATCGCTGCGATTCCCTTACCAAACCAAGGCTATATATATCTTGACTGGACAAAGAGCCAGAATTTGTTAGAGCGTCAAGTACCGATTCTCAAGTTAGTGGAAGTCTTAGGTAAACCATTTTTTAACAATTTGCGATCGCTCACAGTTAGTAGTTATGGCACTGACACGCGATCGCTCAAAGGTGGTATCTTCTTCAAACTCCATAATTCGTGA
- a CDS encoding rhodanese-like domain-containing protein: MNQISVEELAQRLSSGDANIQLVDVREPQELAIASIEGFVNLPLSQFAEWGDQVPNLFNPQAETLVLCHHGIRSAQMCQWLIAQGFTNVQNISGGIDAYSLLVDHSIPQY; this comes from the coding sequence ATGAACCAGATTAGTGTAGAAGAACTGGCACAACGTCTTTCTTCTGGTGATGCAAATATTCAGCTAGTAGATGTACGAGAGCCACAAGAATTGGCGATCGCTAGCATTGAGGGCTTTGTCAACCTACCCCTGAGTCAATTTGCCGAATGGGGAGATCAAGTCCCAAACCTCTTCAATCCCCAAGCTGAAACCCTTGTGTTATGCCACCACGGCATCCGCTCTGCCCAGATGTGCCAGTGGTTGATTGCTCAAGGTTTTACAAATGTGCAAAATATTTCGGGTGGTATTGATGCTTACTCCCTCTTAGTAGACCATTCAATTCCCCAGTATTAG
- the hrcA gene encoding heat-inducible transcriptional repressor HrcA, whose amino-acid sequence MEVQLTNRQQHILWATVRHYIATAEPVGSKALVEEYDLGVSSATIRNVMGVLEKSGLLYQPHASAGRIPSDSGYRIYVDQLITPSLRDAPRTASSGHRATRMETLGREVEVALQKRLQWEDWSLETLLQGAAQILATLSGCISLITMPQTTTALLRHLQLVQIEAGRIMLIVVTDGYETHSKLMDLSPIPEETQRDSEVIDRELQIVSNFLNSHLRGRSLLELANLNWSELDQEFQRYGEFLKNSVAELTRRTLAPTATQIMVRGVSEVLRQPEFSQLQQVQTIIHLLEEEQDQLWRLIFEEPEPEDGGKPKVTVRIGAENPLEPIRTCTLISSNYRRGSVPVGSVGVLGPTRLDYESAIAVVASAADYLSEAFSYFNP is encoded by the coding sequence ATGGAAGTCCAGTTAACAAATCGACAACAGCATATACTTTGGGCAACGGTACGTCACTACATTGCTACAGCAGAGCCTGTTGGTTCAAAGGCTTTGGTCGAAGAGTACGACCTGGGTGTAAGTTCAGCCACAATTCGCAATGTGATGGGCGTTTTAGAAAAGTCTGGATTACTCTACCAACCACACGCCTCTGCCGGACGAATACCTTCAGACTCAGGCTATCGCATTTATGTTGACCAGCTAATTACACCTTCTCTGCGAGACGCTCCGCGAACGGCAAGCTCAGGGCATCGCGCTACGCGAATGGAAACTTTAGGACGAGAAGTAGAGGTGGCACTACAAAAGCGCCTCCAGTGGGAAGATTGGAGTTTAGAAACCCTACTGCAAGGAGCCGCACAAATTTTAGCAACCTTAAGTGGTTGCATTAGCTTGATTACGATGCCGCAAACAACTACAGCGCTATTGCGACATCTGCAATTAGTGCAAATTGAAGCAGGACGGATCATGTTAATTGTAGTGACCGATGGTTATGAGACACATTCCAAGTTAATGGATTTGTCGCCAATACCAGAGGAAACACAACGGGATTCAGAGGTAATTGATCGCGAGTTGCAGATTGTTTCTAATTTTTTGAATAGCCACTTGCGGGGGCGAAGTCTGTTGGAATTAGCCAACCTCAACTGGAGCGAACTAGATCAGGAGTTCCAACGCTACGGGGAATTCTTGAAAAATTCAGTTGCAGAATTGACTCGTCGCACTCTTGCGCCAACTGCAACACAAATTATGGTTCGGGGTGTGTCAGAAGTTTTGCGCCAGCCGGAATTTTCCCAGTTACAGCAGGTACAAACGATTATCCACCTGCTGGAAGAAGAACAAGACCAACTATGGCGATTAATATTTGAGGAACCAGAGCCTGAGGATGGTGGTAAACCAAAGGTAACAGTTCGCATTGGCGCAGAAAATCCTCTAGAACCGATACGCACCTGCACCTTGATTTCTTCCAACTATCGCCGAGGTTCGGTACCAGTAGGAAGTGTGGGGGTTTTGGGACCAACGCGTCTAGATTATGAAAGTGCGATCGCAGTCGTGGCATCTGCTGCTGATTACCTCTCAGAAGCTTTCAGTTATTTCAATCCCTAA
- a CDS encoding DUF2834 domain-containing protein translates to MVRKIAFGVLWLGFTTYAFFLAPPEQPGTFELIKNISSGQWQGVNPLVIALFNLMGIWPLIYSAVVFIDGRGQKIPAWLFATASFAVGIFALLPYLALREPNNKFVGKKNALLKLLDSRVTGVVLTVATVILVAYGLRGGDWGNFVQQWQTNRFINVMSLDFCLLCLLFPALLGDDMARRSWNPQFFWLITLIPLFGPLIYLSVRPPLQEVGVESISKQPAAN, encoded by the coding sequence ATGGTTAGAAAAATTGCCTTTGGCGTGCTGTGGCTGGGATTCACTACCTATGCTTTTTTCCTCGCTCCTCCTGAACAACCTGGTACATTCGAGTTAATTAAAAACATTTCTAGTGGTCAGTGGCAAGGCGTTAATCCGTTAGTAATAGCACTATTCAACCTCATGGGCATCTGGCCTCTCATTTACAGTGCAGTAGTGTTTATTGACGGTAGAGGGCAAAAAATACCTGCTTGGCTATTTGCTACTGCCTCTTTCGCAGTCGGGATATTTGCCTTGTTACCCTACTTAGCCCTTAGGGAACCAAATAACAAGTTTGTCGGTAAAAAGAATGCCTTGCTTAAGCTGCTAGATTCTCGTGTTACTGGGGTTGTTTTGACAGTAGCCACGGTTATTCTAGTTGCCTATGGTTTAAGAGGAGGAGATTGGGGCAATTTTGTGCAACAGTGGCAAACAAACCGCTTCATCAATGTGATGAGTTTAGATTTCTGCCTACTTTGCCTATTATTTCCTGCATTACTAGGGGATGATATGGCGCGTCGCAGTTGGAATCCGCAGTTTTTCTGGTTAATAACGTTGATACCGCTATTCGGCCCATTGATTTATTTATCTGTGCGTCCACCTTTACAAGAAGTGGGTGTAGAGTCAATATCCAAGCAGCCAGCAGCGAATTGA
- the psbA gene encoding photosystem II q(b) protein has product MTTTIQRRESANVWDRFCEWITSTNNRIYIGWFGVVMIPTLLAATACFVIAFIAAPPVDIDGIREPVAGSLIYGNNIISGAVVPSSNAIGLHFYPIWEAASLDEWLYNGGPYQLVIFHFLIGIFCYMGREWELSYRLGMRPWIAIAYSAPVAAASAVFLVYPIGQGSFSDGMPLGISGTFNFMIVFQAEHNILMHPFHQLGVAGVFGGSLFSAMHGSLVTSSLVRETTETESLNYGYKFGQEEETYNIVAAHGYFGRLIFQYASFNNSRSLHFFLAAWPVIGIWFTALGVSTMAFNLNGFNFNQSIIDSEGRVIATWADVINRANLGMEVMHERNAHNFPLDLAAGDFAPVALTAPAING; this is encoded by the coding sequence ATGACAACAACCATTCAACGTCGCGAAAGCGCCAACGTATGGGATCGATTCTGTGAGTGGATCACCAGCACCAACAACCGGATCTACATCGGTTGGTTCGGCGTTGTCATGATCCCCACCCTGCTAGCCGCCACCGCTTGCTTCGTAATCGCCTTCATCGCCGCACCTCCAGTAGACATCGATGGTATCCGTGAACCCGTGGCAGGTTCTTTAATCTACGGAAACAACATCATCTCTGGTGCAGTAGTACCTTCCTCCAACGCTATCGGCTTGCACTTCTACCCAATTTGGGAAGCAGCATCCTTAGATGAGTGGTTGTACAACGGCGGCCCTTACCAATTGGTAATCTTCCACTTCCTGATTGGCATATTCTGCTACATGGGACGTGAATGGGAACTATCCTACCGTTTAGGAATGCGTCCTTGGATTGCTATAGCATATTCTGCTCCAGTAGCAGCAGCAAGTGCAGTATTCTTGGTATACCCAATCGGACAAGGTTCCTTCTCTGATGGTATGCCCTTGGGTATAAGCGGAACATTCAACTTCATGATCGTCTTCCAAGCAGAACACAACATCTTGATGCACCCCTTCCACCAACTAGGTGTAGCAGGTGTATTCGGTGGAAGTTTGTTCTCTGCAATGCACGGTTCTCTAGTAACTTCTTCCTTAGTTCGTGAAACCACCGAAACCGAATCTCTTAACTACGGTTACAAGTTCGGTCAAGAAGAAGAAACCTACAACATCGTTGCAGCCCACGGCTACTTCGGTCGTCTAATCTTCCAATACGCTTCCTTCAACAACAGCCGTTCACTGCACTTCTTCCTAGCAGCATGGCCTGTAATCGGCATCTGGTTCACCGCCTTGGGTGTGAGCACAATGGCGTTCAACTTGAACGGTTTCAACTTTAACCAATCAATCATTGATTCTGAAGGTCGAGTGATTGCGACTTGGGCAGATGTAATCAACCGCGCTAACCTGGGTATGGAAGTAATGCACGAGCGCAATGCTCACAACTTCCCCTTAGATTTGGCAGCAGGTGACTTTGCTCCTGTAGCTCTTACCGCTCCTGCTATCAACGGTTAA
- a CDS encoding RibD family protein has product MSAIQTTVVLAMTVDGKISAVDPKAPRDSDAADQAHVEYQVSLADLILVGAGTIRAEEEVTFTIRNPELLTAREVRGQSPQPIICVVSGSLDISLDFAFLSEDIERWIFTTRTGLERSSDTTTLQKLAELIDLGDTDLDWDRAYSLMAKRGIHKVVALGGGSLTASLVKAGRIDDWWLTIWPVIYGGKDAPTPVEGEGFLPNAAPHLQLVETRQVGSELFLHYRTLN; this is encoded by the coding sequence ATGTCAGCTATCCAAACAACTGTAGTTCTTGCCATGACCGTCGATGGAAAGATTAGCGCCGTAGATCCTAAAGCACCCCGTGATTCCGATGCCGCTGATCAAGCACACGTAGAGTATCAAGTTTCCCTTGCTGATCTTATTCTGGTAGGAGCAGGGACGATTCGGGCTGAAGAAGAGGTAACTTTTACAATTCGCAATCCCGAATTGTTGACAGCACGTGAGGTTCGGGGTCAGTCTCCTCAGCCCATTATCTGCGTTGTCTCAGGTTCCCTTGACATATCGCTGGACTTCGCTTTTTTAAGCGAGGACATTGAGCGATGGATATTTACGACACGGACTGGTTTGGAGCGCAGTTCTGATACAACAACCTTGCAAAAACTGGCTGAATTAATTGATTTGGGAGATACAGACCTGGACTGGGATCGAGCCTACAGCTTGATGGCAAAGCGGGGTATTCACAAGGTCGTTGCTTTGGGAGGTGGCTCTTTAACAGCTTCTCTAGTAAAGGCTGGGCGAATTGACGATTGGTGGTTGACAATTTGGCCCGTCATTTATGGAGGAAAGGACGCCCCTACCCCAGTAGAGGGAGAGGGTTTTCTTCCCAATGCTGCTCCTCATCTGCAACTTGTTGAAACTCGTCAAGTTGGAAGTGAGTTGTTTTTACACTACCGCACGCTCAACTAA
- a CDS encoding succinate--CoA ligase subunit alpha: MNLTPDSKVLIQGFCEFISGTHVAQMQAYGTNLVAGVNPGCGGQELHGLPVFDLVEEVIEQFGAIDTTIICVDPYDVLDAALEAIASHIGQIIIITAGVPPLDMVQLLRKAEACETLVIGPNSPGIIVPGKILLGTQPSEFYTPGPVGIVSRSSTLTYEVAYELTKAGLGQSISVSIGSDAIVGSSFLQWLQILDEDETTQAIVLVGQPGGGSEEAAARYIAEAIDKPVIAYIAGRQAPPGKSWRQTGTLATVIGRDPNFGTAQSKLAALKEAQVPVAERPSQIPELLRKEIK; encoded by the coding sequence ATGAACCTAACGCCAGATAGCAAAGTGTTAATTCAAGGCTTTTGTGAATTTATATCAGGCACTCATGTTGCTCAAATGCAAGCTTATGGCACGAATTTAGTAGCCGGTGTCAATCCTGGATGTGGCGGACAGGAACTGCATGGACTGCCAGTATTTGACTTAGTAGAGGAGGTAATAGAACAATTTGGAGCAATTGACACGACAATTATCTGTGTAGATCCTTACGACGTGCTAGATGCGGCATTAGAGGCGATCGCATCTCATATTGGCCAGATCATTATTATTACTGCTGGCGTGCCGCCTTTGGATATGGTGCAATTACTCCGCAAAGCCGAGGCATGTGAAACTTTGGTAATTGGGCCCAACAGTCCTGGGATCATTGTGCCGGGAAAAATTCTTTTGGGTACTCAACCTAGTGAGTTTTATACTCCTGGCCCAGTGGGGATCGTTAGTCGTAGCAGCACCCTCACCTACGAAGTTGCTTACGAATTAACAAAAGCAGGTTTGGGGCAGTCGATTAGTGTCAGTATTGGTAGTGATGCGATCGTCGGTTCTTCCTTTCTCCAATGGCTGCAAATTCTCGATGAGGATGAAACTACACAGGCGATCGTTTTAGTCGGTCAACCTGGTGGTGGTAGTGAAGAAGCAGCAGCCCGGTACATTGCTGAGGCAATTGATAAACCAGTAATTGCCTACATTGCAGGTAGACAAGCGCCACCAGGAAAGAGTTGGCGTCAAACTGGGACTTTAGCAACGGTTATCGGACGCGATCCTAATTTTGGCACAGCCCAAAGTAAATTAGCTGCTTTAAAAGAAGCGCAAGTTCCAGTAGCTGAACGTCCTTCTCAGATTCCAGAATTATTGAGAAAGGAGATTAAGTAA
- a CDS encoding succinate--CoA ligase subunit beta yields the protein MDLLEYQVKEWFGKIGIPVLPSQRIDHPTDLKRLKIRFPIVLKSQVHGAERAKAGGVRFAETTIDAIAAAQNIFSLPIWGELPEVVLAESQYDANQEFYLAVVLDTAVCRPVLLGCKEANIDWESAGEKMHYVVVEQEFSPFYARRLALKMGLQGTLMQSVSSVVEKMYQLFVQKDLDLVEINPLAVSATSQVMALNGKVRVNERAIKRHPDLAEMAAKIISRHTSTEINGILGDWDGVKMHGKIGILGNGTGSVMATLDLVANAGGNPGVCLNLRHVFLTDTTPTTFCDRLETGLKILEADKSIQVILINFLGSIPQTEEVAEVIARVVQQDNSELQSQVVHSNGSKSRREQNFSPLVVRLAGSEFNAARQYLATLKTHNDALLVVENLDEAVAAAVRLAKPRTHRK from the coding sequence ATGGATTTATTAGAGTATCAAGTTAAAGAATGGTTTGGGAAAATAGGCATTCCTGTATTGCCTTCGCAACGAATTGACCATCCTACAGATTTGAAACGTTTAAAAATTCGCTTTCCAATTGTACTGAAATCTCAAGTACATGGAGCGGAACGGGCAAAAGCAGGTGGAGTCAGGTTTGCCGAAACGACTATCGATGCGATAGCAGCTGCTCAAAATATCTTTAGTCTACCAATATGGGGCGAATTGCCAGAAGTTGTGCTAGCAGAATCCCAATACGACGCCAACCAGGAATTTTATCTAGCGGTGGTTTTAGACACTGCTGTTTGCCGACCGGTACTTTTAGGTTGCAAAGAAGCAAACATCGATTGGGAATCTGCTGGGGAAAAAATGCACTATGTTGTTGTGGAACAAGAATTCTCGCCATTTTATGCCCGACGATTGGCTTTGAAAATGGGTTTGCAGGGGACGCTGATGCAGTCGGTAAGCAGCGTTGTAGAGAAAATGTACCAGTTATTTGTGCAAAAAGACCTGGATTTAGTCGAAATTAATCCCTTGGCAGTCAGTGCTACTAGTCAAGTTATGGCTCTTAATGGTAAAGTCAGGGTCAACGAACGGGCGATCAAGCGTCATCCCGATCTTGCCGAGATGGCGGCAAAAATTATCAGCCGTCATACCAGTACTGAAATCAATGGTATTTTGGGTGACTGGGATGGTGTGAAAATGCATGGTAAAATCGGTATTTTAGGTAATGGTACTGGTTCAGTGATGGCAACTTTGGATCTAGTCGCTAATGCTGGTGGTAATCCAGGTGTTTGTTTAAATCTACGTCATGTTTTCCTGACAGATACGACACCAACTACCTTCTGCGATCGCCTAGAGACAGGTCTGAAAATCCTGGAGGCTGACAAAAGCATTCAAGTAATACTAATTAACTTTCTGGGTAGCATTCCTCAAACTGAGGAAGTGGCTGAAGTTATAGCCAGAGTTGTGCAGCAAGACAACAGCGAACTTCAATCACAGGTTGTACATTCTAATGGTAGTAAAAGTCGGCGAGAGCAGAATTTTTCACCCTTAGTTGTCCGTCTTGCTGGTTCTGAATTTAATGCTGCTAGACAATATTTAGCAACACTAAAAACCCACAACGACGCGCTCCTTGTGGTAGAAAATTTAGATGAGGCAGTGGCGGCAGCAGTTCGTCTTGCTAAACCAAGGACTCATAGGAAATAG
- a CDS encoding type II toxin-antitoxin system PemK/MazF family toxin: protein MPKIFSLIPLLFKDYQLRSPLANDSIAITDQIRVLSKSCLLRLWGRLSEEAIAQLNRALLIALDLPGQDDKILLDVDNSITLLTARRN from the coding sequence GTGCCAAAAATATTTTCATTAATACCATTATTATTTAAAGACTATCAATTGCGATCGCCCTTGGCGAATGATTCGATCGCAATCACAGATCAGATTCGGGTACTCTCAAAATCGTGCTTATTGCGTTTGTGGGGAAGGCTTTCTGAAGAAGCGATCGCTCAACTGAACCGAGCGCTATTGATTGCTCTTGATCTGCCAGGGCAAGATGATAAAATACTCCTGGATGTAGATAATTCCATCACCTTATTAACTGCGCGGCGGAATTGA